GTCGCGGCATCCCGGTTAAGGTCCACAAGGAATTTGGAAAACCCGGTGTGGAAATGGTGCTGACAGAGCTTCATGCGGGTGGAAAATTTGGCCAGGGTGGCTATAAAGTTTCCGGCGGGCTCCACGGTGTGGGTGCCAGTTGTGTGAATGCAGTCTCCGAATGGCTCGTAGCTGAGATTCATCGCGATGGCGAAATTCACAAGATGGGTTTTGCCCGTGGTGATGTGACTGAGCCGTTGCACGTTGTCGGGCCAACCAAAACCACCGGCACGAAAATTACTTTTCTGCGCGATACAGAGATTTTTGTCACAGAGCACGAATATAAGTATGATCAACTGGCCAAGCGCTTGCGTGAGCTTGCCTTCCTCAATCCTGGCATTTCGATTACTTTCAAGGATGAGCGCGACGACCGCAGCGAAACCTTTAAGTTCGATCAAGGTGCTGCGCAGTATGTTTCCTGGCTCAATCGTAATAAGGCGGTTCTGACCCAGGAGCCGATTCACTTTGTCGGTGAAATTGCTCCGGATGATGAAAAACCGGAAGAGATGATCGCCGTCGATGTTGCTCTGCAATACAACGACACTTACAATGAGCAGATCTATCCTTATGCCAACTCCATTTATAATGGTGATGGCGGTACGCATTTGTCTGGCTTCAGGACATCATTGACTCGTGCGGTCAACACCTATGCCAAGGCCAACAAGTTATTGAAGGATAAGGACCCCTCAATCTCCGGGGAAGATGTTCGTGAAGGACTAACCGCTGTTATTTCGGTCAAGCTTCACAATCCAAGTTTCAATAATCAGACCAAGGACAAGCTGCTCAATCAAGAGGTAGATGGCATTGTGCAGCGTGTGATGGGTGACAAATTGAAGATTTACTTCGATCAAAATCCAAAGGTTGCCAAGCGCATCATTGATAAGTGCGTTAGCGCAGCGCGTGCTCGCGAAGCTGCTAGAAAGGCCCGTGAAACAGTGCGCAAGTCGGTTATGTCCGGCGGTGGATTGCCAGGGAATCTTGCTGATTGCTCAGAGAAAAATCCAGAGCTTTGTGAAGTCTTTATTGTTGAGGGTGACTCAGCTGGTGGTTCCGCCAAGCAGGGGCGTGATCGTCGTTATCAGGCGATCCTTCCGCTTTTCGGCAAGCCGCTTAACGTCGAGAAGGCGCGTCTCGACAAGATGTTGAATAACAAAAATATTCGCCTTCTGATCACTGCTCTTGGAACAGGGATTGGGGCAGAAGGAGACGGCGCATTTGATTTAACCAAAGCACGTTACCACAAAGTTATCCTAATGGCTGACGCGGATGTGGATGGTTCGCACATCATGACGCTTTACCTGACCTTCTTCTTCCGCTTCATGCGGCCATTAGTTGAGGCAGGATACATTTATATCGCACAGCCTCCGCTCTATAAGATCAAGCGTAAGCGCCGTGAGCAGTATGTGGACAATGATGTGCAAATGAATCGTATTCTTTTGGAGCTTGGCTCCGAGGATGTGATTCTTACACGCCTGCGTGATAGTCATGACTTTACTGCCGCCAAGGTGGACCGCGCTGTCGAGGCCATTTCCCAGATCGAAGTATTGGGCCGCGGTGTTTCCCGTTATGGATGTCCGGTTTATAAATATCTGGATGCACATGATGAAAAGACGCATGAGCTCCCGAAATATATTGCGCGTATTCGTACTGGTAACCAGGAAGAGTTTGTTTTCTTGAATACGGATGAAGATCGCACTGCGTTCTATACTGAGAACGAGATCACGGAAGACATGTTCGCGGGCATGACCATTCGTGAGAAGGTGATTGATGATATTACCTATCAACAGCGAATCTCAGTTCATGAAATCCATGAGGCCCTGGCCTTGACCAAGGTTCTGAAGGAGCTGGCCAAGATTGGCCTCGATATTCACCAGTTTAGTCCGACGGAGGAAGCACGTTATACGCTGACCGAAAACAAGGGCCAGAAAAACGAGAACGTTGTCGAGATGCACACCATTCTCTCACTCGTCGAACAGATCCGCCTCTTTGGACGCAAAGGTCTGACCATTCAGCGATACAAAGGACTGGGTGAGATGAATCCAAAGCAGCTTTATGAAACAACGATGGATCCGGAAAAGCGCCGCCTTCTCAAGGTCGACATTTCCGATGCTGCCAAGGCCGATGCCACTTTCTCCATGCTTATGGGTGAAGATGTTCCATCCCGTCGCGCATTTATTGAAGACAACGCACTGAACACAAGTTACCTGGACGCCTAAAAACAGGCAGAAGCAAGAAGACAGAAGTGAGAAGATAAGCACTTCCGCTTTTGTTTTTGAAACCGTCTGCCGCCTGACTTCTAACTTCCCTTTCCAAAATGTATACAGAAAACGAACGCCTCGAGCCCCGTTCCATTACCGATATTATGGAGACCGCTTACATCGATTATTCGATGTCGGTTATTGTCTCCCGTGCCTTGCCCGATGCCCGTGACGGTTTAAAGCCCGTCCAGCGTCGTATCCTTTACGCAATGCAACAAGAGGGACTGCTTCACAATCGTCCCTTTGACAAGTGTGCTGGTGTCGTCGGTGAAGTTCTGAAGAACTACCACCCGCATGGTGATATCTCAGTTTATGATGCCTTGGTGCGTATGGCTCAAAAATGGGTCATGCGTTATCCGCTGATTGATCCACAAGGTAACTTTGGTAGCGTCGATGGTGACCCACCGGCGGCTTATCGTTATACGGAAGCACGTCTCCATGCCATGGCTGAAGAGTTGATGCGTGACATCGACATGGACACGGTCGACTTTGTCCCGAATTATAAGGAGTCGACCACCGAGCCAAGCGTGGTTCCTGCTGGATTGCCGAATCTCTTGATGAACGGTTCAACGGGGATTGCCGTGGGGATGACGACAAACATTCCACCACATAACCTGACAGAACTTATCAATGGAATTAACCTGATCATCGATAAGCCGAACTGTACGATCGATGAGCTTATGCTCCTGATCCCAGGGCCTGACTTTCCAACAGGTGGCACCATTTCCGGCACAACTGGTATTGAGCAGTATATGCGGACTGGACGTGGTATTGTTCGTGTGCGTGGTTCAGCCCATACTGAAGAGCTGAAGAACGGCAAGGAACAGGTCGTCATCACTGAGATCCCTTACAATGTTAACCGCGCAAACCTCACCGTTAAGATTGCTGAGTTGGTTAACAACAAAACCTTTGATGAAGTCAGCGATTTACGTGATGAGTCTGATGAAAACACGCGCATCGTCATTGAGTTGAAGCGTGGTGAGTCCTCGCGTGTGGTCATTAATAAGGTGGCCAAGCATACGGCTTTTGAATCCTCGTTTGGTGTCATCATGCTGGCGTTGGATGACCGTCGTCCAAAGCAGATGAATATCAAGGAAATGCTCGAGTGCTATATTGAGCATCGCCGTGATGTTGTTTATCGCCGCACCCAGTATCTTTTGAAGAAGGCTGAAGATCGTGCTCACATACTTGAGGGGTACAAGATCGCGCTCAACAACCTCGATGACTTTGTAAAAATCATTCGTGCATCGCAGAATCGTGATGAAGCCCGCACGCGTATCATGGAGAAATATCCATTGAGCGAGCGTCAGACAAATGCGATTCTTGATATGCGACTCTACCAGTTGACTGGACTGGAGCGCGAAAAGATCGAAGAGGAATACCGCCAGCTGATGGAGAAGATCGAGTACTATCGTTCTATCCTAAGTAATGAACAGGTCCTTCTCGGTGTGATTAAAGAAGAACTGGAAGCACTTAAGGAAAAGTTTGAGACTCCTCGCCGCACTCAAATCCTTCCGGCTGAAGGTGAGTTCCGGATGGAAGACGTTATTGCCAATGAAGGTTGCATAATCACGGTTTCTCATGGTGGTTTTATCAAACGCACCGCAGTCAGCAGTTACCGTTCGCAGAAGCGTGGTGGTAAGGGTGTGATTGGCAGTGGTCAGCATGATGAAGATTTTGTTGAACACCTTTTCACGGCATCAACGCATGACTATATTATGTTCTTCATGAACAATGGCCGGGTATACGTTGAAAAGGTTTACGAAATTCCCGAAGGTACGCGTATTTCGAAGGGACGTTCCGTTGTCAATGTGCTTCAAATGCAGAAGGACGAGCGTATTGCTTCCATGATTTGTGTGAAGGAGTTTTCTGATTCCCATCACCTTGTGATGTGCACGAAGAAGGGCATCATCAAGAAGACAAATCTGGCCGCCTACCAGAACTACCGCAAGGGTGGGACTATTGGTATCAAGATTGACGAAGATGATGAATTGATCGGCTCGAAGTTGACCAATGGTGAAAACGAATTGGTCCTTGTGACCCGCGAAGGTATGTCCATCCGCTTCCAGGAAACTGATTTGCGTGACCAGGGGCGTGCGACCCGCGGAGTCAAAGGTGTTACACTGAAGAAAGAGAACGATTGTGTGAAAGCAATCGAAGTGGTTGATACCAATGCCACACTTCTTATCGCTGGTGAAAACGGCCAGGGCAAGCGGACGGAATATTCTGAATATCGGACGCAGAGCCGTGGTGGCTCAGGCATTATTGCACTCAAGACCGCATCGGTCGTGGCTGGCGCACTGAGCGTTCATGAGGGCGATGAAGTTATGATGCTTACTGTCGGGGGACAGGCCGTTCGCTCACCGGTTAAGGATATTCGTGTGATCGGTCGTGCGACCCAAGGCGTCCGTCTCATCAATCTCGCAGAAGGCGATCGTCTCGTTGGTATCTGCCGTGTTGTTGAGGTTGAGGATAGTGATGCCGAAGGCGGCGAAGCCGAGGAATAAAGATTCTACAGTGTGAGCAGAGATAAGATGAGTGTGAGAAAGCGTAACGACAGTTTGCTTTTTCATTTCTTCTGCCTGCTCATATCTGTCTTCTTTTTATTCGGGTGCACCTCTGCTGTCGGTCTTTACAAAGATACTCGAATTGATCCAGAGAGCACGAGTCGTGCTGAGGAGAATTTGGAGAAACAGTCTTCGTCGGAAGGTGT
The Rubellicoccus peritrichatus DNA segment above includes these coding regions:
- the gyrA gene encoding DNA gyrase subunit A; the encoded protein is MYTENERLEPRSITDIMETAYIDYSMSVIVSRALPDARDGLKPVQRRILYAMQQEGLLHNRPFDKCAGVVGEVLKNYHPHGDISVYDALVRMAQKWVMRYPLIDPQGNFGSVDGDPPAAYRYTEARLHAMAEELMRDIDMDTVDFVPNYKESTTEPSVVPAGLPNLLMNGSTGIAVGMTTNIPPHNLTELINGINLIIDKPNCTIDELMLLIPGPDFPTGGTISGTTGIEQYMRTGRGIVRVRGSAHTEELKNGKEQVVITEIPYNVNRANLTVKIAELVNNKTFDEVSDLRDESDENTRIVIELKRGESSRVVINKVAKHTAFESSFGVIMLALDDRRPKQMNIKEMLECYIEHRRDVVYRRTQYLLKKAEDRAHILEGYKIALNNLDDFVKIIRASQNRDEARTRIMEKYPLSERQTNAILDMRLYQLTGLEREKIEEEYRQLMEKIEYYRSILSNEQVLLGVIKEELEALKEKFETPRRTQILPAEGEFRMEDVIANEGCIITVSHGGFIKRTAVSSYRSQKRGGKGVIGSGQHDEDFVEHLFTASTHDYIMFFMNNGRVYVEKVYEIPEGTRISKGRSVVNVLQMQKDERIASMICVKEFSDSHHLVMCTKKGIIKKTNLAAYQNYRKGGTIGIKIDEDDELIGSKLTNGENELVLVTREGMSIRFQETDLRDQGRATRGVKGVTLKKENDCVKAIEVVDTNATLLIAGENGQGKRTEYSEYRTQSRGGSGIIALKTASVVAGALSVHEGDEVMMLTVGGQAVRSPVKDIRVIGRATQGVRLINLAEGDRLVGICRVVEVEDSDAEGGEAEE
- the gyrB gene encoding DNA topoisomerase (ATP-hydrolyzing) subunit B, whose amino-acid sequence is MAKKKAKDPVSYDVDSLGKLEGLEAVRKRPGMYIGNVTNGDALHHCVFEVVDNSVDEHLAGFCQNINVVIHLDGSCSVEDDGRGIPVKVHKEFGKPGVEMVLTELHAGGKFGQGGYKVSGGLHGVGASCVNAVSEWLVAEIHRDGEIHKMGFARGDVTEPLHVVGPTKTTGTKITFLRDTEIFVTEHEYKYDQLAKRLRELAFLNPGISITFKDERDDRSETFKFDQGAAQYVSWLNRNKAVLTQEPIHFVGEIAPDDEKPEEMIAVDVALQYNDTYNEQIYPYANSIYNGDGGTHLSGFRTSLTRAVNTYAKANKLLKDKDPSISGEDVREGLTAVISVKLHNPSFNNQTKDKLLNQEVDGIVQRVMGDKLKIYFDQNPKVAKRIIDKCVSAARAREAARKARETVRKSVMSGGGLPGNLADCSEKNPELCEVFIVEGDSAGGSAKQGRDRRYQAILPLFGKPLNVEKARLDKMLNNKNIRLLITALGTGIGAEGDGAFDLTKARYHKVILMADADVDGSHIMTLYLTFFFRFMRPLVEAGYIYIAQPPLYKIKRKRREQYVDNDVQMNRILLELGSEDVILTRLRDSHDFTAAKVDRAVEAISQIEVLGRGVSRYGCPVYKYLDAHDEKTHELPKYIARIRTGNQEEFVFLNTDEDRTAFYTENEITEDMFAGMTIREKVIDDITYQQRISVHEIHEALALTKVLKELAKIGLDIHQFSPTEEARYTLTENKGQKNENVVEMHTILSLVEQIRLFGRKGLTIQRYKGLGEMNPKQLYETTMDPEKRRLLKVDISDAAKADATFSMLMGEDVPSRRAFIEDNALNTSYLDA